In Polaribacter sp. Hel_I_88, the following proteins share a genomic window:
- a CDS encoding translocation/assembly module TamB domain-containing protein — protein MSVKKTKKRKYRFVRRLLRVLLGVAIFFFLIYLFIRSPWGQNIIVDKATNYVANKTNTTVEIDKAFITFDGNLKVEGLFLNDKKGDTLIYSKSLEANLPLWGLINGTALGVDDVKWNGLKANIIRKDTISGYNFQFLIDAFATNASNTVTKDTTTTSSTSPEIVIGSLHLSAIDVVYLDIPLGIDSSFKVGELQTSMETLDLENMIFSLNDIFLSNSNIKYIQTPVLIASTEEAPLPKLSAENIDIKNTQVYYKAEENNLLADLNLVDVEVENPNFNLQESIFKIDKIALRDSKTLVEMQTARNSNPETNKSEFIWPLITLDVGEIDIENNSINYIVNNTKINKNAFDANAISLQDVNLKASTIFYKDKNARLLIDTFNFNETSGINLKKLNLNVELTDKSLDVTNLDVEFNNNKLKANASVNYSSLSQFIASPETANLKVSLSSFNIFLKELLKIEPSLRNNKIINDVSKKPFTGNFYADGTFANIEIFNSKVLWGKSTQVYVNGILENVTNPDKIAFNIPDFKAETIKKDLLVFVNEEDLGIQIPEKVSLTGQINGGLKDIATKLNLTSSQGVIALNGTFKNTKTIAFDAAINVENYKLNKLLKNNQLGEISINVNAKGSGKSLNDLDATLNATVSDFKFKNYTIKDLNLEGNFKDGNGKLASKYKDENLNITLDALVNLDTVNTKASATINLIGADLQGLGIMQRNVKTGMDISLEFNGNLDNYKVDADVTNGAVVYDNRTYLLGAIIANGFVDKDTTSITIKNKLIDLDLQSNTDPASFSKAIQQHIASYFYRDVVTKDTLTNPVDLKLKSKITQTSLLSDVFLVNLKDIDTIDISLDFNEAKRKLDAKITAPHINYSGNELDSLAFTMNTDQDNFNFKIGFKDIIANPLNIPRTIITGNQTNNELSLNFAGFHKGETLMNVNTKIKGNRDRLRFTVNPDSLILNRNKWNIPTDNEIVFTEDNNLSFSNFKIDRQNQSIEITDKLPNVTKNHIAITYNNFKISEVFNYLNPTKNLATGVLNGDFVLEDPFNDTGIIANLSVSKFKVLKTDLGTLTMDAKSLGNNNYDFSAKLKEGDIDLNVTGDYFVENTDANLNLNLAINEFKMQALNSLSLGEIKETSGSFSGDFNVKGTTSNPKYNGELNFKDAVFNITKLNTKFTLQNEKLSVDNAGFSMNNFTVLDAKKNALVLSGSIGTESFLNPTFKLDLKANNFRVLNATKEDNPTLFGLATLNAKAKLTGDLQIPKLNATVTVGADTNLTYVLPATYANIENRDEVVAFVNRENPDAILTQTEEKTAIISGFDIKTTLKIDKKAAVTVVLNEDTGDNFKISGSGDFIFTMLPNGRLTLTGGYEVASGHYELNLYNLVNRKFNLVPGSRISWSGDPFDADLNVTASYKIETSASPLMASQISNEDPSVKNRFKQVLPFNVYLNIDGELLQPKISFALNMPEEEQGAIGGQVYGRVQQVNQQEEELNKQVFSLLVLNRFYPNSGSDGSSGGFATIARDNLNDAVSGQLNAFSDNLLGGSGIELDFDLNSYTDYQGASATDRTQLGVTAQKKLFNERLTVRVGSDVDLQGTSSTGETSPLIGNVSIEYKLSEDGRYRIKGFRKSEFENVIDGQTIVSGIALIFTQEFNEFNELWDAIFRAKEDEEEIQKAKEAAEAKLKEKQAATNKSIQKKKN, from the coding sequence TTGTCTGTTAAAAAAACAAAGAAAAGAAAGTATCGTTTTGTAAGAAGATTACTTCGTGTTTTATTAGGAGTTGCTATTTTCTTTTTTCTAATATACTTATTTATCAGAAGTCCTTGGGGACAAAATATCATTGTAGACAAAGCAACCAACTACGTTGCTAACAAAACCAATACAACTGTAGAAATTGATAAAGCTTTTATAACTTTCGATGGAAATTTAAAAGTTGAAGGGTTATTTTTGAATGATAAAAAAGGCGATACACTTATATATTCCAAATCTTTAGAAGCCAATTTACCACTTTGGGGTTTGATAAATGGAACTGCTTTAGGGGTAGATGATGTAAAATGGAATGGGTTAAAAGCCAATATTATTAGAAAAGATACTATTTCTGGTTATAATTTTCAGTTTTTAATAGATGCTTTTGCAACAAACGCTTCAAATACAGTTACAAAAGATACCACAACAACTTCATCAACTTCGCCAGAAATTGTTATTGGAAGTTTACATTTATCTGCAATAGATGTTGTTTACCTTGATATTCCTTTAGGAATTGACAGCAGCTTTAAAGTTGGCGAATTGCAAACAAGCATGGAAACTTTAGATCTTGAAAATATGATTTTTAGTTTGAATGATATATTTTTATCCAACTCAAACATTAAATATATTCAAACTCCAGTTTTAATTGCATCAACTGAAGAAGCTCCTTTACCAAAATTATCCGCAGAAAATATTGATATAAAAAATACACAGGTTTATTACAAGGCAGAAGAAAATAATTTGTTGGCAGATTTAAACCTTGTAGATGTTGAGGTAGAAAATCCGAACTTCAATTTACAAGAATCTATTTTTAAGATTGATAAAATTGCGCTAAGAGATTCTAAAACGCTTGTTGAAATGCAAACTGCAAGAAATTCTAATCCAGAAACTAACAAATCAGAATTTATTTGGCCATTAATTACGTTAGATGTTGGCGAAATTGATATTGAGAATAATTCGATTAATTACATAGTAAACAACACTAAAATAAATAAAAATGCTTTTGATGCTAATGCAATTTCTTTGCAAGATGTAAATTTAAAAGCATCCACAATTTTTTATAAAGACAAAAATGCAAGGTTGTTAATTGATACTTTTAATTTTAACGAAACCTCTGGCATCAACCTAAAAAAATTGAATTTAAATGTTGAACTAACAGATAAAAGTTTAGATGTTACGAATTTAGATGTTGAATTTAACAACAATAAATTAAAAGCAAACGCGAGTGTAAATTACAGTTCATTATCGCAATTTATTGCTTCACCAGAAACAGCAAATTTAAAAGTCTCTTTATCGTCATTTAATATATTTTTAAAAGAATTACTTAAGATAGAACCTTCTTTAAGAAACAATAAAATTATAAACGATGTAAGTAAAAAACCATTTACAGGAAATTTTTATGCAGATGGAACTTTCGCAAACATAGAAATTTTTAACAGTAAAGTTTTATGGGGGAAATCCACTCAAGTTTATGTAAATGGAATTCTTGAAAACGTTACAAATCCTGATAAAATTGCTTTCAATATTCCTGATTTTAAAGCAGAAACTATTAAAAAAGATTTGTTGGTATTTGTAAATGAAGAAGATTTAGGAATTCAAATTCCAGAAAAAGTATCTTTAACAGGTCAAATTAATGGAGGGTTAAAAGATATTGCTACCAAGCTAAACTTAACATCATCTCAAGGAGTTATTGCATTAAATGGTACTTTCAAAAACACAAAAACAATTGCTTTTGATGCTGCTATTAATGTAGAAAATTACAAATTAAATAAACTTCTAAAAAATAATCAATTAGGAGAAATCTCTATCAATGTAAATGCAAAAGGAAGTGGAAAATCATTGAACGACTTAGATGCTACTTTAAATGCAACTGTTTCTGATTTTAAATTCAAAAATTATACAATAAAAGATTTAAATTTAGAAGGAAACTTTAAAGACGGTAATGGAAAATTAGCATCAAAGTATAAAGATGAGAATTTAAACATCACTTTAGACGCTTTGGTAAATTTAGATACTGTAAATACAAAAGCTTCTGCAACTATTAATTTAATTGGTGCAGATTTACAAGGTTTGGGAATTATGCAACGTAATGTAAAAACGGGTATGGATATTTCCTTAGAATTTAATGGAAATTTAGACAATTACAAAGTAGATGCAGACGTAACTAATGGAGCAGTTGTGTACGATAATAGAACCTATTTATTAGGTGCTATAATTGCAAATGGTTTTGTTGATAAGGACACTACATCAATTACTATAAAAAATAAATTAATTGATTTGGACTTGCAATCTAACACAGATCCTGCTTCTTTTAGTAAAGCTATACAACAACATATAGCAAGTTATTTTTATAGAGATGTTGTTACAAAAGATACACTTACAAATCCTGTAGATCTAAAATTAAAGAGTAAAATTACCCAAACTTCATTATTGAGTGATGTGTTTCTAGTAAACTTAAAAGATATTGATACCATTGATATTTCTTTAGATTTTAACGAAGCTAAAAGAAAATTAGACGCAAAAATTACAGCTCCACACATAAATTATAGTGGCAACGAATTAGATAGTTTGGCTTTTACAATGAATACAGATCAGGATAATTTCAACTTTAAAATTGGTTTTAAAGACATTATTGCAAACCCTCTAAATATTCCAAGAACCATAATTACAGGAAACCAAACAAATAATGAATTGTCATTAAATTTTGCAGGTTTTCACAAAGGCGAAACTTTAATGAACGTAAATACTAAAATTAAAGGAAATAGAGATCGTTTACGTTTTACGGTTAATCCAGATAGTTTAATTCTGAACAGAAATAAATGGAATATTCCAACTGATAATGAAATTGTTTTTACTGAAGATAATAATCTATCATTTTCAAATTTTAAAATTGATAGACAAAATCAATCGATAGAAATTACAGATAAATTACCTAATGTTACTAAGAATCACATAGCAATAACCTATAATAATTTTAAAATTAGCGAGGTTTTTAATTACTTAAATCCTACTAAAAATTTAGCAACAGGAGTTTTAAATGGAGATTTTGTATTGGAAGATCCTTTTAACGATACAGGAATTATTGCAAATTTAAGTGTAAGTAAATTTAAAGTTTTAAAAACAGATTTAGGTACTTTAACCATGGATGCAAAATCCTTAGGAAATAATAATTATGATTTTAGCGCGAAGTTAAAAGAAGGAGATATCGATTTAAATGTAACAGGAGATTATTTTGTAGAAAATACAGATGCTAATCTAAATTTAAATTTGGCAATTAATGAATTTAAGATGCAGGCATTAAACTCACTTTCTTTAGGAGAAATTAAAGAAACTAGTGGTAGTTTTTCTGGTGATTTTAATGTGAAAGGAACAACTTCTAATCCTAAATATAATGGCGAATTAAATTTTAAAGATGCTGTTTTTAATATCACAAAATTAAATACAAAATTCACTTTACAAAACGAAAAATTAAGTGTAGATAATGCTGGTTTTTCTATGAATAATTTTACGGTTTTAGATGCTAAAAAGAATGCTTTAGTGCTGTCTGGATCCATAGGAACAGAAAGTTTTTTAAATCCAACTTTTAAATTAGATTTAAAAGCCAATAATTTTAGAGTATTAAATGCTACTAAAGAAGATAACCCAACATTGTTTGGTTTGGCAACTTTAAATGCAAAAGCAAAACTTACTGGAGATTTACAAATTCCAAAATTAAATGCAACTGTTACAGTTGGTGCAGATACAAATTTAACCTATGTTTTACCAGCAACCTATGCTAACATAGAAAACAGAGATGAAGTTGTTGCTTTTGTTAATCGTGAAAATCCAGATGCAATTTTAACACAAACTGAAGAAAAAACTGCCATTATTAGTGGTTTTGATATTAAGACCACATTAAAGATTGATAAAAAAGCAGCTGTAACAGTTGTTTTAAATGAAGATACAGGTGATAATTTTAAAATTTCTGGCTCAGGAGATTTTATTTTTACAATGTTGCCTAATGGCAGATTAACGCTAACAGGAGGTTATGAAGTTGCAAGTGGGCATTATGAGTTAAACCTTTATAATTTAGTAAATAGAAAGTTTAATTTAGTGCCTGGAAGTAGAATTTCTTGGTCTGGAGATCCTTTTGATGCCGATTTAAATGTTACTGCAAGTTATAAAATAGAAACATCTGCTTCACCATTAATGGCTAGTCAAATTTCTAACGAAGATCCATCTGTAAAAAATAGATTTAAACAAGTTTTACCATTTAATGTGTATTTAAATATTGATGGTGAATTGTTGCAACCCAAAATTTCTTTTGCCTTAAATATGCCAGAAGAAGAGCAAGGAGCAATTGGTGGGCAAGTTTATGGTAGAGTACAACAAGTAAATCAACAAGAAGAAGAACTAAATAAACAGGTTTTTTCTTTATTGGTTTTAAATAGATTTTATCCAAATTCAGGAAGTGATGGTAGTTCAGGTGGTTTTGCAACCATTGCAAGAGACAATTTAAATGATGCAGTTTCTGGACAATTAAATGCTTTTTCTGACAATCTTTTAGGTGGTTCTGGAATCGAATTAGATTTCGATTTAAATAGTTATACTGATTATCAAGGAGCAAGTGCAACAGATAGAACTCAATTGGGTGTAACAGCACAAAAAAAGCTGTTTAACGAACGCTTAACTGTAAGAGTTGGTAGTGATGTAGATTTGCAAGGAACCAGTTCTACAGGAGAAACATCACCTTTAATTGGTAATGTAAGTATTGAGTATAAACTATCTGAAGATGGCAGATATCGTATAAAAGGTTTTAGAAAAAGTGAGTTCGAAAATGTAATTGATGGGCAAACTATTGTAAGCGGAATTGCATTAATTTTTACACAAGAGTTTAATGAGTTTAATGAACTATGGGATGCTATTTTTAGGGCGAAAGAAGATGAAGAGGAAATTCAAAAAGCAAAAGAAGCTGCAGAAGCAAAATTAAAAGAGAAACAAGCAGCAACTAACAAGAGCATTCAAAAGAAAAAGAATTAA